One Solanum lycopersicum chromosome 2, SLM_r2.1 genomic region harbors:
- the LOC101250659 gene encoding protein ROOT PRIMORDIUM DEFECTIVE 1, with translation MLTHLLQKLNHKPPTTVFLRRKTTSAEYVASRNRDPTFEKLMDKYKNLFKVIAIQDLILGTTTNAAAPPAVSLDFLNRLSQRLHLNRGATHFLRKYPHIFNIFHHPIKLQPYCTLTETALKITQHEATAINATLPLVVTRLVRLLSMSVTKSLPLRAIFKVFRELGLPDDFEESVILKKSDLFALVDSGNEPNTHLLKLVGDIPKGELVAAVDNWRVVECCKEDCGVDRNEILYSFKHCYPPGMKLKRSFKAKVKEWQQLKYVGPYEAVDIGKKRKNKIGMMEMEKRAVGIVHEFLSLTVEKMVEVEKISHFRKWFGIDLNVRDLFLDHPGIFYLSTKGYRHTVFLREAYERGCLIEPNAVYEARRKLLDLVILGRRGLSRGHSEPTGVNQGEDGFTEELKTDSDED, from the coding sequence ATGCTGACCCATCTCCTCCAAAAACTAAACCATAAACCACCCACCACCGTCTTCCTCCGCCGGAAAACCACCTCAGCTGAATACGTAGCCTCAAGAAACCGAGACCCCACTTTCGAAAAACTCATGGACAAGTACAAAAACCTCTTCAAAGTAATCGCAATACAAGACCTCATCCTCGGTACAACCACCAACGCCGCCGCACCTCCCGCCGTCTCCCTCGATTTCCTCAACCGCCTATCCCAGCGCCTCCATCTCAACCGCGGCGCCACCCATTTCCTCCGTAAGTACCCTCACATCTTCAACATTTTCCACCACCCTATCAAATTACAACCTTATTGTACACTGACGGAAACCGCCCTCAAAATCACCCAACACGAAGCTACAGCTATCAATGCTACTTTACCACTTGTAGTAACCCGTTTGGTTCGTTTATTGTCGATGTCAGTGACTAAATCATTGCCCCTTAGAGCCATTTTCAAGGTTTTTAGGGAACTTGGGTTGCCTGATGACTTTGAGGAAAGTGTAATCTTGAAAAAATCTGACCTTTTTGCACTTGTTGATAGTGGGAATGAACCGAACACTCATTTGTTGAAGCTTGTTGGGGATATACCGAAGGGGGAGTTAGTGGCTGCTGTTGATAATTGGAGGGTAGTGGAATGTTGTAAAGAGGATTGTGGGGTTGATAGGAATGAGATTTTGTATAGTTTTAAGCATTGTTATCCACCGGGGATGAAGTTGAAGAGGAGTTTTAAGGCAAAGGTTAAAGAATGGCAACAGTTGAAGTATGTGGGGCCGTATGAGGCTGTGGATATtggaaagaagaggaaaaataagATTGGGATGATGGAGATGGAGAAGAGGGCAGTTGGTATTGTCCACGAGTTTTTGAGTTTGACAGTTGAGAAAATGGTTGAGGTAGAGAAGATTAGTCATTTTAGGAAGTGGTTTGGGATTGATTTGAATGTAAGGGACTTGTTTTTGGATCATCCAGGGATATTTTATCTTTCGACAAAAGGGTATCGGCATACAGTTTTTTTGAGGGAGGCTTATGAAAGGGGATGCTTGATTGAACCCAATGCAGTGTATGAGGCTAGGAGGAAGCTTCTTGATCTTGTTATTTTGGGACGGCGAGGGTTGTCTAGAGGTCATTCTGAGCCAACAGGTGTGAACCAAGGGGAAGACGGTTTCACTGAGGAGCTGAAGACTGATTCAGATGAAGATTAG